Proteins encoded within one genomic window of Humulus lupulus chromosome 1, drHumLupu1.1, whole genome shotgun sequence:
- the LOC133797858 gene encoding 2-hydroxyisoflavanone dehydratase-like codes for MDYSAKEVAVEFPYFRLYKDGTIDRFDGDVTVPPSPDDAQNGVRSKDIVISPASGLSARLFLPKISDSTRKLPLLVYYHGGAFVVESPFSPIFSPFVASLAAEAAVVALSVNYRRAPENPLPASYEDAWEAIKWAVAHYGGNGPEEWINQYADLERVFVGGDSAGGTLANNVALRATVDGLSRSRIVGMILFYPFFDGDKHNPLLEYIFPSYSGPGDLLVNPLSDPNLAKLGCGTVVIFVAENDFLKERGWAYYEALKKSGWSGVVEIVETKGEDHDFHLFKPKSEKAQAVMKRTASFLNQA; via the coding sequence ATGGATTACTCTGCCAAAGAGGTGGCTGTCGAGTTCCCTTATTTCCGACTCTACAAAGATGGCACCATTGATCGCTTCGACGGAGACGTAACCGTTCCGCCCTCCCCCGATGATGCCCAAAACGGAGTCCGATCCAAAGACATCGTCATCTCGCCCGCTTCCGGACTCTCCGCCAGGCTTTTCCTCCCCAAAATATCCGATTCGACCCGAAAGCTACCTCTCCTGGTATACTACCACGGCGGTGCTTTCGTTGTTGAATCCCCCTTCTCTCCTATTTTCAGCCCCTTCGTCGCTTCTCTAGCCGCCGAAGCAGCCGTCGTCGCTTTGTCCGTGAACTACCGAAGGGCTCCGGAGAACCCCCTACCGGCCTCTTACGAGGACGCATGGGAAGCGATCAAGTGGGCTGTGGCCCACTACGGTGGAAACGGGCCCGAAGAGTGGATCAACCAGTACGCTGATCTCGAGAGGGTTTTCGTGGGTGGAGATAGTGCGGGTGGGACTCTGGCCAATAATGTGGCACTCCGAGCCACTGTCGATGGGCTTAGTCGGTCGAGAATTGTTGGAATGATCCTGTTTTATCCGTTTTTCGATGGCGACAAACATAACCCGTTGCTGGAATACATTTTCCCATCTTATAGTGGGCCGGGTGACCTGTTGGTGAACCCGCTATCTGACCCAAATCTGGCCAAGTTGGGATGTGGCACGGTGGTGATTTTTGTGGCTGAGAATGATTTTTTGAAGGAAAGAGGTTGGGCTTACTACGAGGCGTTGAAGAAGAGTGGATGGAGTGGGGTGGTGGAGATCGTGGAGACTAAAGGGGAGGACCATGATTTTCACTTGTTTAAACCAAAAAGTGAGAAGGCCCAGGCCGTGATGAAGAGGACGGCTTCCTTCTTGAATCAGGCTTAG